ATTTTCAACTTTTACTATTATATTAGGTAATTCTTCTTTATGTCGTTCATCTATATATATCTTTGGATATTTCTTTTTCTTTTTTAGCCAATTTACAAAAAATATTGACTCTACCCCTGGCCTTTTTTTGTCTATACTTAGTGGTTCTAATGAATATATAAATTTTTCCGTCTTTATTATTTTATTATCATAATCTTCAATACTGTCATCCAACTGTCCTTTTGGATCATAACAATAATCAAATATTGATGAAATCAACGATTCTTTATCACCACAATCAACAATATTTCCCTCTTCAACTAAAATCAATTTATCCATGTAATCTGCTTCTTGTATATAGGTAGTTGAGATAATAGAAATAATATCTTCCCTCTTAGTCATATCGATCAACAATTGCCAAAATTCAGCCCTACCAATTGGATCAATACCTATAGTTGGCTCATCAAGCAACAATGCTTTAGGCTTATTCAGTAAAGTACAAACCAATGCCAATTTTTGCTTCATACCCCCTGATAAATTAGCTACCATTCTGGAAGTAAAATCTTTTAATTTGCTTATTGTTAATAAATAGTCCAAATAATCTCTAAATTCCTTATCTACCTTAACATGCTTAATATTGATAAAATAATCAATCTGTTGCTTTACAGTTAAACTATTATATAGAATAATACCTATACCTTGGGGCATTAAACCAATGTATTTTTTAATTTTATTTGACTCTTCAGCACTTGAATAGACAATTCCATCA
This region of Deferribacterota bacterium genomic DNA includes:
- a CDS encoding ATP-binding cassette domain-containing protein gives rise to the protein DGIVYSSAEESNKIKKYIGLMPQGIGIILYNSLTVKQQIDYFINIKHVKVDKEFRDYLDYLLTISKLKDFTSRMVANLSGGMKQKLALVCTLLNKPKALLLDEPTIGIDPIGRAEFWQLLIDMTKREDIISIISTTYIQEADYMDKLILVEEGNIVDCGDKESLISSIFDYCYDPKGQLDDSIEDYDNKIIKTEKFIYSLEPLSIDKKRPGVESIFFVNWLKKKKKYPKIYIDERHKEELPNIIVKVENITKKFGNFTALNQVSLNLNKKEILGLLGPNGAGKTTFMKILLGLLPSDGGKIELLGVQIKDYRDRISLKSHIGYLSQNFALYKRLTVRENLQYFGTLYGVSKKEIDKKIKDFLYMLGIEKWINHLAENISFGTRQRLSLAVALLHEPPVLILDEPTNGVDVVAREFFWEILHKIKRNWDTSIVVSTHYMGEAEYCDRVVLLKEGEKIADDTVNNLYKRFPESLNFEEIFVNFYRDASNIYISH